One Bacteroidales bacterium genomic window, TGAAGTTTTATGTTATGGAACCGCCGTAGTTGTGGAATAAAAAGATATTACGGGTTTTATTGTGATGACTATATTGCCAAATATGGCGTGAGAGATGTATACTGATTTTCGGGATTTATTTTTTTATTTCTTTAAGATATTCTAAAAACTTCATCATTCCTTTTTTCTTCAAATCATCAAATTCATAACTCAAATTTTCAAAGAGATATTCGCGAAGATTGATATTATATGGATTGTCATTATTGGCATACCATTCACTAATAACAGCTTTTTTATTTTCAACACCGTATTTAATTGCCGCATTGAATTTATCAATAAAATCACCATGCAATTTCTTATTTGCAATCCAGCATGCGAAAACAAATGGCAATGAAGTGAATTTACGCCATTCATCTGCCAAATCAAAAACATACTCGAATTTATCTTTAAGTTCGAAATTCTTATCGCCAATCACAACACCTGCAATATTATTTTCTATATTGTCAATATAATTTTCCTCTGCATTGAGCCATTCTGGGTTAATCCTCCAGTATTTTTGTGCAAGAATGCGCACAAGATTTATTGATGTTTTTGACTTGCAATCTAAAAATATTTTTTCGATTTTATTCAAAGGAACATTGCTGTATAGCTCAACTGTCTTCGCTTTTCCAACTGCCCCAATACAATAATCAGAATAAATATAATATTCTTTCAACAAAGGAATTACTGCAACAGGAACAATACCTATATCAACTTTATTATTTAAAAGCTTTTCTGCAGCCACTGACGGCACATTGTAGAGCAATTCGGTCTTGTTATCAATTGGCTTTTTTTTCAGTCCATAAACAAAAGGAAGGGTATTTAAAAACGGTATTAATGATATTTTCATAATAAATTTCTTCTGTTTTAATTTATCAATTTGCAAACCTAAATTAATTTCAACAAATAGAAAAAAGTTTTTTATGAAAATATCTAAAATGCCTGAAGTTTAAAGTATTCCATTGAAGAAGAATTGCAGTCGGTTTTAAAAAACTCCTTAATATCATACATTTTTTTTAACAACTAACATAAACTTTTAATCTTATTTTTTGAATTTTACAAATTTGATGTAAGTTTGTGCAATTCAAATTTAAAATTTCAAACAGATGAAAAACTTCGATTACAAAAAAGTATTACCACACATCATTGCAGTTTTATTTTTCATACTTATTACTGTAGTTTATTATAGTCCTGCCACATTTCAGGGAAAAAAATTAAAGCAGGATGATATTACGCGAAATGTGGAAATGTCGAAGGAAGTAAATGACTTTCGTGCAGCAACTGGCAAGGAGGCACTGTGGACAAATTCAATGTTCGGCGGAATGCCTGCCTACAACATTTCCGTTAATTACAATGCAAATCTGATGAATTATGTTGTTCGCATTTTGAATATTGGCTTTACTCATCCTATCGGAATACTTTTTATCACATTACTTGGTTTTTATCTTTTGCTTATATGTCTTAATATAAATCCATGGCTCAGCATATTCGGAGCTGTAGCTTACGCTTTTTCGTCATACTTTTTCATAATTATCGAA contains:
- a CDS encoding menaquinone biosynthesis protein, whose amino-acid sequence is MKISLIPFLNTLPFVYGLKKKPIDNKTELLYNVPSVAAEKLLNNKVDIGIVPVAVIPLLKEYYIYSDYCIGAVGKAKTVELYSNVPLNKIEKIFLDCKSKTSINLVRILAQKYWRINPEWLNAEENYIDNIENNIAGVVIGDKNFELKDKFEYVFDLADEWRKFTSLPFVFACWIANKKLHGDFIDKFNAAIKYGVENKKAVISEWYANNDNPYNINLREYLFENLSYEFDDLKKKGMMKFLEYLKEIKK